One stretch of Bacteroidota bacterium DNA includes these proteins:
- a CDS encoding YbhB/YbcL family Raf kinase inhibitor-like protein → MKISTSAFQEGKTIPVKHTYYGIEGGENISLPFQWTGAPSETKSFALSIVDPHPVAKNWVHWFVINIPGNISSLTEGASLKSMPKGSKELFTTYGSTGYGGPEPPKGSGAHPYVTTLYALNVESVPLSDKITLSEFNKALEGKVIASAKITGFYEQ, encoded by the coding sequence ATGAAAATCAGTACATCTGCATTTCAAGAAGGTAAAACCATCCCCGTAAAACATACGTACTATGGCATCGAAGGAGGGGAAAATATTTCACTTCCGTTCCAATGGACAGGCGCACCATCGGAAACAAAATCATTCGCACTTTCTATCGTTGATCCTCACCCTGTTGCAAAGAATTGGGTTCATTGGTTTGTCATCAATATTCCCGGGAATATTTCATCGCTTACGGAAGGAGCATCATTAAAATCAATGCCGAAGGGTTCCAAAGAATTGTTCACAACATATGGATCGACTGGATACGGCGGACCGGAACCTCCGAAAGGTTCGGGCGCTCATCCGTATGTCACAACTCTTTACGCATTGAATGTTGAATCGGTACCACTTTCCGATAAAATAACTCTATCGGAATTTAACAAGGCACTAGAAGGGAAAGTGATTGCATCGGCAAAAATAACGGGATTCTATGAGCAATAA
- the folD gene encoding bifunctional methylenetetrahydrofolate dehydrogenase/methenyltetrahydrofolate cyclohydrolase FolD — translation MTIIDGKKISQEIKNEVKLATEKFKREKGFVPGLVVILVGDNPASQAYVKSKGKACEELGFYSVTERVSADISEADLLSLVDRFNNDKKIHGILVQLPLPKHIDEQKVIEAISPAKDVDGFHPASVGKMMIGIDTFFSATPYGIVELLKRYKINPSGKHVVVVGRSNIVGKPIANMLVQKKEWANAIVTIAHTGTKDLSYYTKQADILIAAIGKPNAITKEMVKPGVVVIDVGINRIEDALAKNGSRLVGDVDFDGVKEVASAITPVPGGVGPMTIAMLMVNTLKAAGGNLS, via the coding sequence ATGACGATAATCGACGGTAAAAAAATATCACAAGAGATTAAGAATGAAGTAAAACTCGCTACCGAGAAATTTAAACGTGAAAAAGGATTTGTTCCAGGATTAGTTGTGATCCTCGTCGGAGATAATCCTGCTTCGCAGGCATATGTAAAAAGTAAGGGAAAAGCTTGTGAAGAATTGGGATTCTATTCGGTAACGGAACGGGTTTCCGCAGACATCTCAGAGGCAGATCTGCTGTCATTAGTTGACCGATTCAACAATGATAAAAAAATCCACGGAATTCTCGTTCAACTTCCTCTTCCAAAACATATAGATGAGCAAAAGGTAATTGAAGCGATTTCTCCTGCAAAGGATGTGGATGGTTTTCATCCTGCCAGCGTGGGAAAAATGATGATTGGGATTGATACGTTTTTTTCAGCGACACCGTACGGCATTGTGGAACTTTTAAAACGATACAAAATTAATCCTTCTGGCAAACATGTTGTTGTGGTTGGACGAAGTAATATTGTCGGAAAGCCAATTGCTAATATGCTTGTTCAGAAAAAGGAATGGGCAAATGCCATTGTAACAATTGCTCATACCGGAACAAAAGATCTTTCCTACTATACAAAACAGGCAGATATTCTTATTGCTGCGATTGGAAAACCAAACGCAATCACGAAGGAGATGGTGAAGCCGGGAGTAGTTGTGATTGATGTCGGTATCAATCGGATTGAAGATGCTTTAGCGAAAAACGGCTCTAGATTAGTAGGAGATGTAGATTTTGACGGAGTGAAAGAAGTTGCTTCGGCAATTACACCCGTCCCGGGTGGAGTTGGTCCGATGACGATTGCGATGTTGATGGTGAATACACTAAAAGCAGCCGGCGGAAATTTATCTTGA
- a CDS encoding TIGR00282 family metallophosphoesterase has protein sequence MQQTINILFIGDIIGKPGLDLVTNLLKGLLEKYKIDFCIANGENVADGKGIEEVQVKQLFEMGVHVITGGNHTFDRWDMRKVYTSFKHLLRPLNFPHGTAGIGYTIYEMKSGVKVGVINMQGRTYMQPIEDPFRTIDWALSKINEQTKIAFIDFHAEATAEKMALGWYVDGRASVLVGTHTHTPTADARILPRATGYITDVGMTGPYDSVLGMKKDLALKRFLTQTPHKYETASNDVRLCGVIAEVEVETGKCLKFEQLIYPKF, from the coding sequence GTGCAACAAACAATTAATATACTTTTTATCGGCGATATCATCGGTAAACCCGGACTCGATCTGGTCACGAACCTTTTGAAAGGTCTTTTGGAAAAATACAAGATCGATTTTTGCATCGCAAACGGTGAGAATGTAGCAGATGGAAAAGGAATAGAAGAAGTCCAGGTGAAACAATTGTTTGAGATGGGAGTGCATGTTATCACGGGTGGAAATCATACGTTTGATCGCTGGGATATGAGGAAAGTGTATACGTCATTCAAACATTTGCTGCGTCCTCTCAATTTTCCCCACGGGACTGCCGGTATTGGCTACACAATTTACGAAATGAAAAGCGGCGTGAAAGTTGGAGTGATCAATATGCAGGGACGAACGTACATGCAGCCAATTGAAGATCCTTTTCGTACAATAGATTGGGCTTTGTCCAAGATTAATGAACAGACAAAGATCGCATTCATCGATTTTCATGCGGAAGCAACCGCGGAAAAAATGGCGTTGGGATGGTACGTTGATGGACGCGCGAGTGTCCTTGTAGGAACACATACGCATACACCGACCGCCGATGCACGAATTCTTCCCCGGGCAACAGGGTATATCACCGATGTAGGAATGACCGGTCCGTATGATTCAGTGCTTGGGATGAAAAAAGACTTGGCGTTAAAACGATTCTTAACGCAGACACCCCATAAATATGAAACGGCTTCAAACGACGTTCGATTATGTGGAGTGATTGCTGAAGTGGAAGTTGAAACAGGGAAGTGTCTTAAGTTCGAACAGTTGATCTATCCTAAATTTTAA
- a CDS encoding glycosyltransferase family 39 protein, with amino-acid sequence MSKKQLPRIKSDKIALKDISVFPFFKEYLEHRFSGIFIAGIYLFTLLYIGLRYHVVGDYHVETDFFQMYVPTAKDIIKGIWTIEDFRGPAYPAVLAIVELLVKDYFIAGIIVSAFTACATLFFTFELLKKLFRYDIAFIVILLTAFNKTFVQYSYTAGTDMTFNCFAAATAYFILKDEKYSWVNIALASLSAALAYLTRYNGVFVIIAIPLIIVIFNIYKVEVKQRLIISGLFALLFFVCIGPWGIYSLQEKGNFFYNKNYLNIAYEMFAKGRIGWDQYWNVEQTKYHSLRQVIFDDPSLFASTIGKNVFEHFSSDLELLVGWGIGSCFLAGIFGLFKIRPNARQSAFFTFGALMFLVLLIVFYSERFSMYLIPVYTTFAVVTLTWDRWRGVPFYNGFIVAALLVVWTFVNSYDFNRTNIDSGPKEIKVIADWFNANVKDNDESKIIVCRKPHIAYYINKKMYYLPYVKTMTELEMETKKLHASYLFYGIYEANMRPEFQSLLNPNNAPLWLEPITYTINPPSVLYRVK; translated from the coding sequence ATGTCTAAAAAACAGCTCCCCCGCATTAAATCGGATAAGATTGCGTTAAAGGACATTTCTGTTTTTCCATTCTTTAAAGAATATCTCGAACATAGATTCAGCGGCATCTTTATTGCCGGAATCTACCTGTTTACCTTATTGTATATCGGATTGAGGTATCATGTAGTGGGCGATTATCATGTGGAGACCGATTTTTTCCAAATGTATGTGCCCACAGCAAAGGACATTATTAAGGGAATTTGGACTATCGAAGATTTTCGAGGACCGGCATACCCTGCCGTACTTGCTATCGTTGAACTTCTGGTGAAAGATTATTTCATCGCCGGAATTATTGTATCAGCGTTTACAGCTTGTGCAACACTTTTTTTCACTTTTGAACTGCTGAAAAAACTATTTCGGTACGATATCGCGTTCATTGTCATTCTATTGACGGCTTTCAATAAGACGTTTGTTCAATATTCTTATACCGCCGGTACCGATATGACATTTAACTGTTTTGCGGCGGCGACAGCATATTTTATTTTAAAAGATGAAAAATACTCTTGGGTGAACATAGCCCTCGCGTCACTCTCCGCAGCATTGGCTTATCTCACTCGGTATAATGGAGTATTTGTCATTATTGCAATTCCATTGATCATCGTTATTTTTAATATCTACAAAGTTGAAGTAAAACAGCGATTGATTATTTCTGGTCTCTTTGCCCTTCTCTTTTTTGTCTGTATTGGTCCGTGGGGAATATATTCTCTGCAAGAGAAAGGTAATTTTTTCTATAACAAAAACTATCTCAATATTGCATACGAAATGTTTGCAAAAGGAAGGATCGGCTGGGACCAATATTGGAATGTTGAACAAACTAAATACCATTCACTGCGTCAGGTAATTTTTGATGACCCTTCACTATTTGCATCAACAATCGGGAAGAATGTATTTGAACATTTCTCCAGTGATCTTGAACTGCTCGTCGGATGGGGAATAGGAAGCTGCTTCCTTGCCGGAATATTTGGTCTATTCAAAATTAGACCAAACGCGAGACAATCAGCATTCTTTACCTTTGGTGCGTTAATGTTTCTGGTGTTGCTGATTGTGTTTTACAGCGAACGATTTTCCATGTATTTAATCCCTGTCTATACTACGTTCGCTGTCGTGACATTAACATGGGATCGATGGAGAGGTGTGCCGTTTTACAATGGATTTATTGTTGCCGCACTGTTGGTGGTGTGGACATTTGTGAATTCATATGATTTTAACAGAACAAATATCGATTCCGGACCTAAAGAGATTAAAGTAATTGCGGATTGGTTCAATGCAAATGTGAAGGATAACGATGAGTCAAAGATTATTGTGTGCCGCAAGCCGCACATTGCGTATTATATCAATAAGAAAATGTACTATTTGCCGTATGTAAAAACGATGACAGAACTTGAAATGGAAACGAAAAAATTACATGCATCGTATTTGTTCTATGGAATATATGAAGCGAATATGCGTCCGGAATTCCAATCATTATTGAATCCCAATAATGCGCCATTATGGCTTGAACCGATTACCTACACCATCAACCCGCCGTCGGTACTATATAGAGTAAAATAA
- a CDS encoding sigma-70 family RNA polymerase sigma factor, with translation MKSTDNDIIRRVLDGDHRAYAELIDRHKDKAMTLSMRMLKNRHDAEEALQDAFVRAFRALPSFEWKSSFSTWFYRIVFNVCSSVLSRRGHTNLLSIDEENDDDLKIEIPSTDEEPDREYEKKEFLQIVHGEIERMDASYSSILTMFFLQEMSYDEIIVVTGLPIGTVKNRLFRARLQLRNAVARHFTDMDQMVNV, from the coding sequence ATGAAAAGCACAGATAATGACATTATCCGGCGTGTTCTGGATGGAGACCACCGGGCGTATGCAGAATTGATCGATCGTCATAAAGATAAGGCGATGACTCTCTCGATGCGTATGCTGAAGAATCGTCACGATGCGGAAGAAGCGTTGCAGGATGCTTTTGTCCGTGCATTTCGCGCATTGCCGAGCTTTGAATGGAAATCGAGTTTTTCCACGTGGTTCTATAGAATTGTTTTTAATGTATGTTCATCGGTGTTATCCCGTCGTGGACATACGAATCTTCTTTCGATAGATGAAGAGAACGATGATGACCTGAAGATCGAAATCCCTTCAACGGACGAAGAACCGGATAGAGAGTATGAGAAGAAAGAATTTTTGCAGATTGTTCATGGTGAGATCGAGAGGATGGATGCAAGTTATTCGTCAATTCTGACGATGTTCTTTTTACAGGAAATGAGCTATGACGAAATTATTGTTGTTACCGGTCTGCCGATTGGCACGGTAAAAAACAGATTGTTTCGTGCGCGGCTGCAGCTTCGAAACGCCGTTGCACGTCATTTTACAGATATGGATCAAATGGTGAACGTATGA
- a CDS encoding DUF6249 domain-containing protein, producing the protein MEPEIIIPIFLFGGTAAVLWKFIDARHKERMTIIEKGLVSEDLKHLYSRGTWKTNPYSSLKYGMLAAFIGVGILVSAFLSSMFYAQEEQITAGIIFLFGGLGLVMFYTIAKKRMSEDEKL; encoded by the coding sequence ATGGAACCCGAAATCATCATCCCAATTTTTTTGTTTGGCGGTACAGCGGCGGTATTATGGAAATTCATCGATGCCCGGCATAAAGAACGCATGACAATCATCGAGAAAGGATTGGTGAGCGAAGATTTGAAACACCTGTATTCGAGAGGCACCTGGAAAACAAATCCATATTCATCATTAAAGTACGGTATGCTCGCTGCATTTATCGGTGTGGGAATTCTTGTCAGCGCATTTCTCTCATCCATGTTCTACGCACAGGAAGAACAAATCACCGCAGGCATTATTTTCCTCTTCGGAGGATTAGGGTTGGTGATGTTTTACACCATTGCAAAAAAAAGAATGTCTGAAGATGAAAAACTATAA
- the ispG gene encoding flavodoxin-dependent (E)-4-hydroxy-3-methylbut-2-enyl-diphosphate synthase: MENILPVIQPTQNGNSTPSNYKVGIRRHTRQVNIGGIKVGGGAPISVQTMTKSKTDDIAGTMKQIVDAHEAGCDIVRVTVNDKEAAEAMAEIVRQSPLPIVADIHFNHIFALKAVEAGVAKVRINPGNIGSKDRIRQVLTAAKDKGIPIRIGVNSGSLEEDILEKYGYPTAEALYESAMRHVGICDEFNFRDVIISVKSTDVRLMIEAYRLVAQRTDIPLHLGVTEAGLTRIGTIKSAVGIGTLLAEGIGDTIRVSLTDEPVKEVEVGKEILRSLGLATRNVELIACPTCGRLEIDLFGIMAELEKRLEGVKKPVKIAVLGCVVNGPGEASDADIGIAAGKGVGILYRKGQMIRKIKESEIVDVVVEEVHKFQPEA, translated from the coding sequence ATGGAAAATATTCTACCGGTCATACAACCAACACAGAATGGAAACTCCACTCCGTCCAACTATAAGGTCGGCATACGCCGACATACCCGTCAAGTGAACATTGGCGGCATTAAAGTGGGAGGAGGGGCGCCGATTTCAGTTCAGACGATGACAAAATCGAAGACTGATGACATTGCCGGGACAATGAAACAAATTGTCGACGCACATGAAGCGGGATGCGATATTGTGCGGGTAACGGTAAATGACAAAGAAGCAGCAGAAGCAATGGCAGAAATTGTTCGTCAGTCACCGTTGCCGATAGTTGCCGATATTCATTTCAACCATATTTTTGCATTGAAGGCGGTTGAAGCTGGTGTTGCAAAGGTTCGTATCAATCCGGGAAACATCGGATCAAAGGATCGCATCCGACAAGTATTGACAGCAGCAAAAGATAAAGGGATTCCGATTCGCATCGGTGTCAATTCCGGATCACTGGAAGAAGACATTTTGGAAAAATACGGTTATCCAACTGCTGAGGCATTGTATGAATCAGCAATGCGCCATGTTGGTATTTGCGATGAGTTTAATTTTCGTGACGTGATTATCTCCGTTAAGTCAACGGATGTTCGTTTGATGATTGAAGCGTACCGTCTTGTTGCACAGCGAACCGATATTCCACTCCATCTTGGTGTGACCGAAGCAGGATTAACACGTATCGGCACAATCAAATCCGCAGTTGGTATTGGAACATTGCTTGCTGAAGGAATCGGCGATACGATCCGCGTTTCGTTGACCGATGAACCGGTGAAAGAAGTGGAAGTCGGGAAAGAAATTCTTCGCTCACTCGGACTTGCAACACGCAATGTAGAACTGATCGCTTGTCCAACCTGTGGTCGTTTAGAAATTGATCTGTTTGGAATTATGGCGGAATTAGAAAAACGTCTTGAAGGAGTGAAGAAACCGGTGAAGATTGCGGTGCTTGGCTGCGTAGTGAACGGTCCCGGCGAAGCAAGTGATGCGGATATCGGAATTGCTGCCGGAAAAGGAGTTGGAATTCTCTATCGAAAAGGACAAATGATCCGAAAGATCAAAGAGAGTGAGATTGTTGATGTAGTGGTTGAAGAAGTGCATAAGTTTCAACCGGAAGCATAA
- a CDS encoding rhomboid family intramembrane serine protease, with protein sequence MAYNRPGNFYRPSFFGGFQFFPPVIKGLLIANAAVFLGMVFLGNFRIGDFYFEQFFFQSFALWPLGAGFGFWQLFSYMFMHASFTHILFNMLALWMFGMELEHVWGSRKFFIYYLLCGFGGGLANLLIAPMFTSVGPTIGASGAVYGILLAFGMMFPDRPIYMYFLLPIKAKYFVVMYMAFEVFSVGSMDGVAHFAHLGGALVGFLYLMADGYHFGSSYRAPRQEENIFTRMTGFGKQPQRDKNYSDVSEAKVFDIFENQKKEEKQAQVQIDEILDKISKNGYQSLSDEEKKILFEASKKLN encoded by the coding sequence ATGGCATATAATCGTCCCGGTAATTTTTATCGTCCAAGTTTCTTTGGTGGATTTCAGTTCTTTCCGCCTGTGATCAAAGGATTGCTCATTGCAAATGCAGCGGTATTTTTAGGAATGGTTTTTCTCGGAAATTTCCGGATTGGTGATTTCTATTTTGAACAATTCTTTTTCCAATCGTTTGCTCTTTGGCCTCTTGGAGCTGGATTCGGATTCTGGCAGTTGTTTAGCTATATGTTCATGCATGCTAGTTTTACGCACATCCTATTCAATATGCTTGCACTTTGGATGTTCGGGATGGAACTGGAACATGTGTGGGGTTCACGAAAGTTTTTCATTTATTACTTGCTCTGCGGATTTGGTGGTGGACTTGCCAATCTGCTTATCGCACCGATGTTCACATCGGTCGGTCCGACCATTGGTGCTTCTGGCGCGGTGTACGGCATTCTGCTGGCGTTTGGGATGATGTTCCCGGATCGTCCCATTTATATGTATTTCCTTCTTCCAATTAAAGCAAAATATTTCGTTGTTATGTATATGGCATTTGAAGTATTTTCCGTTGGAAGTATGGACGGCGTAGCTCACTTTGCCCATCTTGGCGGAGCGCTTGTTGGATTCTTATATTTAATGGCGGACGGTTATCATTTTGGTTCTTCATATCGTGCACCTCGTCAAGAAGAAAATATTTTTACCCGAATGACAGGGTTTGGAAAACAACCGCAGCGAGATAAAAATTATTCCGATGTTAGCGAAGCAAAAGTGTTTGATATCTTTGAAAACCAGAAGAAAGAAGAGAAACAGGCTCAAGTACAGATCGACGAAATTTTGGATAAAATCAGTAAGAATGGATACCAAAGTTTAAGCGATGAAGAAAAAAAGATTCTTTTCGAGGCAAGCAAAAAGTTAAATTAA
- a CDS encoding phosphoglycerate kinase — protein MNKKTIKDIDFNNKRVLLRVDFNVPLKNGVIQDDTRIKAALPTIQYILEHKPKSLVLMSHLGDPKKDTQKAKEKAEKDGKTFDEKAFSDGKHKMKPVVERLSSLLGKSVKLAPAAIGAETKAIVDALGAGEILMLENTRFHKEETGKEAADRERMAKELAQYGDVYVNDAFGSAHRAHASTETVAKYLPAVAGFLMEKELAYLVKATATPVKPYVAIMGGAKISGKIDVIQNLMGKVDALLIGGGMMFTFFKAQGMEIGKSLLEEDKIDLAKKLIDEAKAKNIKLLLPIDCVVAEKFDNDSPVKTVNINAIPSDGVGMDIGPETIKLFSNEIKNAKTVVWNGPMGVFEMSNFAAGTNAIAKSLVEATKLGAITIVGGGDSAAAIAKAGLEKEVSHVSTGGGASLEFLEGKILPGVAALNDK, from the coding sequence ATGAATAAAAAAACAATTAAAGATATCGATTTTAACAACAAACGCGTGTTGCTCCGTGTTGATTTTAATGTGCCGTTGAAGAATGGTGTCATTCAAGATGATACCCGAATCAAAGCAGCGCTCCCAACCATCCAATATATTTTGGAACATAAACCAAAATCGCTTGTGCTTATGTCCCATCTCGGCGATCCTAAAAAAGACACGCAAAAGGCAAAAGAAAAAGCAGAGAAGGATGGGAAAACATTCGATGAAAAAGCGTTTAGTGACGGAAAACATAAAATGAAACCGGTGGTCGAACGTCTTTCTTCATTACTGGGGAAGAGTGTGAAACTTGCTCCGGCAGCGATTGGTGCAGAAACAAAGGCAATAGTGGATGCATTGGGAGCAGGCGAAATATTGATGTTGGAGAACACCCGCTTTCATAAAGAAGAGACTGGAAAAGAGGCTGCAGACCGCGAACGAATGGCAAAAGAATTGGCGCAATATGGTGATGTATATGTGAACGATGCATTCGGTTCTGCTCATCGTGCCCACGCTTCCACGGAGACGGTTGCAAAATACCTTCCGGCTGTTGCAGGATTTTTGATGGAGAAGGAATTAGCGTATCTTGTGAAAGCAACGGCAACACCGGTAAAGCCGTATGTCGCAATTATGGGCGGCGCTAAGATTTCGGGTAAAATCGATGTGATCCAGAATCTGATGGGAAAAGTTGATGCGTTGTTAATCGGCGGCGGAATGATGTTTACCTTCTTTAAAGCGCAGGGAATGGAAATCGGGAAATCGTTGTTAGAGGAGGACAAGATCGACCTCGCAAAAAAATTGATTGATGAAGCAAAAGCGAAGAATATCAAACTCCTACTCCCGATCGATTGTGTGGTTGCAGAAAAATTTGATAATGACTCTCCCGTGAAAACTGTGAACATCAACGCTATTCCTTCCGACGGAGTTGGAATGGATATCGGTCCAGAAACGATTAAATTGTTTAGCAATGAAATTAAGAATGCAAAAACAGTAGTGTGGAACGGACCGATGGGTGTGTTTGAGATGAGCAATTTTGCTGCAGGTACAAATGCCATTGCGAAATCACTTGTTGAAGCAACGAAACTTGGCGCTATCACAATTGTCGGTGGTGGAGATTCTGCCGCAGCAATTGCAAAGGCTGGACTTGAAAAAGAAGTATCGCATGTTTCTACCGGCGGCGGCGCATCGCTGGAATTCCTGGAAGGAAAAATACTTCCAGGTGTAGCAGCATTGAATGATAAATAA
- a CDS encoding type II toxin-antitoxin system RelE/ParE family toxin: MRIIVTTPAKQKLKQIYDYYEAASSKRIAKSIINDIVNATEMLIEQPLAGQTEEFLIDLELNHRRIVEGNYKIIYRIQDDKIYITDIFDTRQNPLKMKR, translated from the coding sequence ATGCGGATAATTGTCACTACACCTGCCAAACAAAAATTGAAACAAATATATGATTACTATGAAGCGGCTTCAAGTAAAAGAATAGCAAAATCAATTATAAATGATATTGTTAATGCAACCGAAATGTTAATTGAACAACCCCTTGCCGGACAAACCGAAGAATTTCTTATTGACTTGGAGCTGAATCATCGAAGGATTGTTGAAGGAAATTATAAGATTATTTACAGAATTCAAGACGACAAAATATATATTACCGATATTTTTGATACCCGTCAAAATCCACTGAAAATGAAGAGATGA
- the gap gene encoding type I glyceraldehyde-3-phosphate dehydrogenase has protein sequence MAIKVGINGFGRIGRQVISAMVEKNILGKEIDIVAVVDVSTEADYFAYQLKYDSVHGQFKGTVGSEKSSPAAEHDDILVVNGHKIKCVMAQKDPSQLPWKALGVEIVIESTGLFTDSEKAKGHIAGGAKSVLISAPGKGDVKTIVMGVNDNEYDAAKHTIVSNASCTTNCLAPVVHVLLKEGIGIETGLMTTIHSYTATQKTVDGPSKKDWRGGRAAAINIIPSSTGAAKAVGEVLPQTKGKLTGMSFRVPTADVSVIDLTFRSTRDTSIEEIDALFKKASETYLKGILGYQNEEVVSTDFIHDDRSSIYDSLATTQNNLKGEKRFFKVISWYDNEWGYSNRVVDLLRKMAGTSK, from the coding sequence ATGGCAATAAAAGTAGGAATAAACGGATTTGGACGTATTGGTCGTCAGGTGATCAGTGCGATGGTTGAAAAAAATATACTTGGAAAAGAAATTGATATTGTTGCTGTTGTTGATGTCAGCACAGAAGCAGATTATTTTGCGTATCAATTAAAGTATGATTCTGTTCACGGTCAATTTAAAGGGACTGTTGGAAGCGAGAAGAGCAGTCCTGCCGCTGAGCACGATGATATTCTCGTGGTGAACGGCCACAAGATTAAATGCGTCATGGCGCAGAAAGATCCGTCGCAACTTCCTTGGAAAGCTCTCGGTGTAGAAATTGTGATTGAATCTACAGGGTTGTTCACCGATTCCGAAAAAGCAAAAGGACATATTGCCGGCGGTGCGAAAAGCGTACTTATTTCTGCTCCTGGTAAAGGCGATGTCAAAACAATCGTCATGGGTGTGAATGACAATGAATATGATGCAGCAAAACATACGATCGTTTCCAATGCATCGTGCACCACAAATTGCTTGGCTCCGGTTGTTCATGTTCTGTTAAAAGAAGGAATCGGAATCGAAACCGGTTTGATGACAACAATTCACTCTTACACAGCAACACAAAAGACAGTGGATGGTCCTTCCAAAAAAGATTGGAGAGGCGGACGTGCTGCAGCAATCAATATTATTCCTTCATCCACCGGTGCAGCAAAAGCGGTTGGTGAAGTGCTTCCGCAGACAAAAGGAAAATTGACCGGTATGTCGTTCCGCGTACCGACTGCAGATGTTTCTGTGATCGATTTGACATTCCGTTCCACACGGGATACCTCCATTGAAGAAATTGATGCGTTGTTCAAAAAAGCGTCTGAAACATATCTCAAAGGAATACTCGGGTATCAGAATGAAGAAGTTGTATCAACGGACTTCATTCATGACGATCGTTCATCCATTTATGACTCTCTTGCAACAACGCAGAACAACCTGAAAGGTGAAAAAAGATTCTTTAAGGTTATTTCTTGGTACGATAACGAATGGGGATATTCAAACCGTGTTGTCGATCTGTTAAGAAAAATGGCCGGAACATCAAAATAA
- a CDS encoding DUF4905 domain-containing protein: MNLLSLLLPNRLKPSWSFSAQHVLWRVMFSEHGHIICEDRNTESKSATFFCFDTQTNSMLWKDKIFEEKWWIGLSAVTNERLYLHGFRKPDMPEQKNIIAVDLFSGNTLWQNTECTFLAIQAPFVFGYKDLFERRVYYKIDERNGAIIEELNTLPDGIIANTQYEKTDFTFPQQVAHNDDGIEQFMSSQSEFTSAEYISRGNFVVLNVYSRHTTAELGLKNTLSIIDTTTKKKVYSDVLNESTQYPVPDSFFMDRDRVFYIKERKTFVALDLP, translated from the coding sequence ATGAATCTCCTTTCGCTCTTATTGCCGAACAGATTAAAACCGTCATGGAGTTTTTCCGCTCAGCACGTATTATGGAGAGTGATGTTTTCTGAACATGGTCATATTATCTGTGAAGATCGCAATACGGAATCAAAATCAGCAACATTTTTCTGCTTCGATACACAAACAAACAGCATGCTCTGGAAAGATAAAATTTTTGAGGAAAAATGGTGGATCGGTCTCAGTGCCGTTACCAATGAACGGTTATATCTTCATGGATTCAGAAAACCGGACATGCCCGAGCAAAAAAATATAATAGCCGTAGATCTTTTCAGTGGTAATACGCTATGGCAGAATACTGAATGCACATTTCTGGCAATTCAAGCTCCATTTGTGTTTGGATATAAAGACTTATTTGAACGACGAGTCTATTATAAGATCGATGAGCGAAATGGAGCGATTATTGAAGAACTAAACACCCTGCCTGACGGTATCATTGCGAATACACAGTATGAAAAGACAGACTTTACATTTCCCCAACAAGTTGCCCATAATGATGATGGTATTGAACAATTTATGAGCAGTCAGTCAGAATTCACAAGTGCTGAATATATTTCCAGAGGAAATTTCGTCGTTTTGAATGTATATTCTCGACATACTACTGCTGAACTAGGATTGAAAAACACACTTTCTATTATTGACACAACAACAAAGAAAAAAGTATATTCCGATGTATTGAACGAATCGACGCAATACCCTGTACCGGACTCATTCTTTATGGATAGAGATCGAGTCTTTTACATCAAAGAACGAAAAACATTCGTCGCTTTGGATTTGCCATAA